In Xiphophorus maculatus strain JP 163 A chromosome 18, X_maculatus-5.0-male, whole genome shotgun sequence, a single genomic region encodes these proteins:
- the LOC102226367 gene encoding putative serine/threonine-protein kinase F31E3.2, translating into MGCEVGKNRKTEDPAAPCRFSRGFLSNVRVSIPRRPGHSAAFPRAVGVDLELLPPGDREGTSEKEKPPPALVSLFLPEFPQRRSPSEDCFQVLDVIAKGSLGPVLKVRFFRQAKVWAAKVLPKSEILRQGVLEQTKEEVIIQRQLRHPFIHRVQDCWQTQHHLFIMFEYCSAGDLYTYWLLKGQFDQDQVRLLAAELGSALGFLHDLGIVHRDVKMENILLSDQGHLRLSDFGLSRRLTQGGRAFTVCGTIQYMAPEVLSGGPYSHAADWWSLGVLLFSLVTGEFPLAADSNHINMLKKVTDCPYVPPKTLSSDLTLLLSELLCKSPGSRLRDLQRFKTQAFFRGASFDSYILQKAPVQFLLELRSHPDWAATSRRGSVADWLENFDFNNTLSAPLTLTELPPASPGQDVTLTAEQD; encoded by the exons ATGGGATGCGAAGTCGGTAAAAACAGGAAG ACAGAGGACCCAGCAGCTCCATGTCGCTTCAGTCGTGGCTTCCTATCAAACGTCCGGGTCTCCATCCCTCGCAGACCCGGACATTCTGCTGCATTTCCCCGGGCTGTGGGAGTGGACCTAGAGCTGCTTCCTCCAGGTGACAGGGAAGGAACGTCTGAGAAAGAGAAACCTCCTCCAGCCCTCGTTTCGCTCTTCCTGCCCGAGTTTCCGCAACGTAGATCTCCATCAGAGGATTGTTTTCAG GTTCTCGATGTCATCGCTAAAGGCTCTCTTGGACCGGTCCTAAAAGTCAGGTTTTTTCGTCAGGCGAAGGTTTGGGCTGCTAAG GTTCTACCAAAGTCAGAGATCTTAAGACAGGGAGTGCTGgagcaaacaaaagaagaagtaaTAATTCAG AGGCAGCTCAGACATCCGTTTATTCACCGTGTGCAGGACTGCTGGCAGACACAGCACCACCTCTTCATCA TGTTCGAATACTGCAGCGCTGGAGACTTGTACACGTACTGGTTACTGAAGGGCCAGTTTGACCAGGACCAGGTTCGACTCCTTGCTGCAGAGCTGGGCAGTGCCTTGG GTTTCCTACACGATCTGGGAATCGTCCATAGAGACGTAAAG atGGAAAACATTCTGTTGAGTGATCAAG GTCACCTCCGCCTGTCTGATTTTGGCCTGTCGCGCCGACTGACTCAAGGAGGACGAGCGTTCACTGTATGCGGAACGATTCAGTACATGG CTCCTGAGGTTTTGAGTGGGGGTCCGTACAGCCACGCCGCAGACTGGTGGTCTCTCGGGGTTTTGTTGTTCTCGCTGGTTACAGGAGAG TTTCCACTAGCTGCGGATTCGAACCACATCAACATGTTGAAGAAAGTCACAGACTGCCCTTATGTTCCACCAAAGAccctcagctctgacctcaCCCTACTGCTCAGTGAG CTTTTGTGCAAGAGTCCAGGGAGCCGCCTCCGTGACCTGCAGCGCTTCAAGACTCAGGCCTTCTTCAGGGGCGCCTCCTTCGACTCGTACATTCTCCAGAAAGCGCCGGTCCAATTCCTTCTGGAGCTCAGAAGCCACCCTGACTGGGCAGCCACGTCGAGGAGAGGCTCCGTGGCGGACTGGCTCGAGAACTTTGACTTTAATAACACCTTGAGTGCTCCTTTAACTCTCACTGAACTGCCTCCTGCTTCGCCTGGCCAGGACGTGACGTTGACTGCAGAGCAGGACTAG